From Methanobacterium congolense, one genomic window encodes:
- a CDS encoding undecaprenyl-diphosphatase: MWIKRGDKTKDIVLYGVYAAVIGLLINYIIGLVYFHPRPFMIPTGTLLFSYPGDSSFPSDHTTLMLSLTFMLTYFRETRKIGLFFVVLGLIGGFARIFCGVHFPMDILGSFVVSLIITATIFKFRNRLTPINNLFKGFYAKVIGSKE; this comes from the coding sequence TTGTGGATCAAAAGAGGGGATAAAACCAAAGATATTGTACTTTATGGAGTTTACGCTGCAGTTATCGGACTTTTAATAAATTACATTATAGGATTGGTTTACTTCCACCCAAGACCCTTCATGATCCCAACAGGAACCCTGCTCTTCAGTTACCCCGGAGACTCCTCGTTTCCATCGGATCACACCACGTTGATGCTTTCTCTAACATTCATGCTAACCTACTTCAGGGAAACGCGAAAAATTGGATTGTTTTTCGTGGTTCTTGGATTGATTGGAGGTTTTGCAAGGATTTTCTGCGGTGTTCATTTCCCAATGGATATTTTAGGGTCCTTTGTGGTTTCACTCATAATCACTGCAACCATATTCAAGTTTAGAAACAGATTAACACCTATTAACAATCTATTTAAAGGTTTCTACGCAAAGGTAATTGGTTCTAAAGAATGA
- a CDS encoding P-II family nitrogen regulator, which produces MTGPDNKNILVIGPPDSGKQTAIKNINGKNANILSASYGRAIINNTKNYLFSLKGDDGFKSFEDVLLSFENGEPADGVIILLDNSRGVMETDIEVMDMILSRNIPHIVFSNKQDLNNASLDEYFEESIIIPTIAKNGIGVQDGFKLLLKLIGQKKQHVNVRKSEYKYRKAFNSKKVHNKFREAEKLEKLKDILEESDNHDICKLRMFMHPIELEKMVKTLENHGFSNMTVAETKYIDNKNASMETYRCSQYDVQLKMKTEIIMILRKDDVQYVLKAVRSIKSDDIDDNILITPIERVLRVRTLEEGEEAID; this is translated from the coding sequence GTGACAGGACCAGATAATAAAAATATATTGGTAATAGGACCTCCAGATTCAGGTAAACAAACGGCAATCAAAAACATCAACGGTAAAAATGCAAATATTTTAAGTGCTTCCTATGGAAGGGCAATTATAAACAACACAAAGAATTATCTCTTCAGTCTTAAAGGGGACGATGGTTTTAAATCATTTGAAGATGTTCTCCTTTCCTTTGAAAATGGAGAGCCTGCAGATGGAGTAATCATTTTACTTGATAACTCAAGAGGTGTGATGGAAACAGACATTGAAGTAATGGACATGATACTTTCAAGGAACATCCCTCATATTGTATTCTCAAACAAACAGGATCTAAATAATGCATCGTTAGATGAATATTTTGAAGAGTCCATCATAATTCCAACCATTGCAAAGAATGGAATAGGAGTACAGGATGGTTTTAAGTTACTTTTGAAGTTAATAGGGCAAAAAAAACAACATGTGAATGTTAGAAAATCTGAGTACAAATACAGGAAGGCGTTCAACTCCAAAAAAGTGCATAACAAATTCAGAGAAGCTGAAAAACTCGAGAAACTCAAGGATATTCTTGAGGAATCAGATAACCATGATATATGTAAGCTGAGAATGTTCATGCACCCCATAGAACTTGAAAAAATGGTTAAAACCCTTGAAAATCATGGTTTTTCAAACATGACAGTTGCTGAAACCAAGTACATTGATAACAAGAACGCTTCAATGGAGACCTACAGGTGCAGCCAGTACGATGTCCAGCTGAAGATGAAGACTGAGATCATCATGATACTGAGGAAGGACGATGTTCAATACGTTTTGAAGGCAGTAAGATCAATTAAAAGTGATGATATTGATGATAACATCCTAATAACACCTATAGAAAGAGTTTTAAGAGTTAGAACACTGGAAGAAGGAGAAGAAGCTATAGATTAG
- a CDS encoding pyridoxamine 5'-phosphate oxidase family protein has translation MVLSTEMMDSIEKSNIVFLATTNKEDDPNVVPIGLARPLDNETVLLVANFMKKTYENLKENPKAAIVVADVTKCPYQFKGNVEIHESGKYFDDAVEWAKSVMAQLNPKGAVLLKVDEIYSVQPGPDAGKKIE, from the coding sequence TTGGTATTGAGTACAGAAATGATGGATTCTATTGAAAAGAGTAATATAGTCTTTTTAGCGACTACAAACAAAGAAGATGATCCTAATGTGGTTCCAATAGGACTTGCCAGACCATTAGATAATGAAACAGTTTTGTTGGTTGCTAATTTCATGAAGAAAACATATGAAAATCTAAAAGAGAATCCAAAAGCCGCTATTGTTGTGGCAGATGTAACAAAATGCCCTTATCAGTTCAAAGGTAATGTGGAGATACATGAATCTGGTAAATATTTTGATGATGCTGTAGAGTGGGCAAAAAGTGTTATGGCTCAACTCAATCCCAAAGGTGCAGTTTTACTCAAAGTTGACGAAATTTATTCAGTACAACCCGGTCCAGATGCCGGTAAAAAAATAGAATGA
- a CDS encoding ArdC family protein yields MLDIPNELKGKELTAFLVEQRDKLVDSVCQDPAELERFVELWDNSLDMHDYSFNNLILAWLQYPKVSMLAGFRKWVSLGRRVRKGEKAIKVLAPLTRKIKDNDSEEENFIITGWRYVNVFDVNQTEGDELQFGHSDKITGDISFDKLKAISPLPVIVEYSGTSNGNITAKRILVAPKDNEAAMVATLIHEIAHYKLDHIESELDKETKEVESETVSYIVTSYLGLKNEKSKYYVGSWNGSGDKLQGRGKKIISVAESIIKDINSLN; encoded by the coding sequence ATGTTGGATATACCTAATGAACTAAAAGGAAAGGAACTAACAGCTTTTTTGGTTGAGCAGAGAGATAAATTGGTTGATTCCGTTTGTCAGGACCCTGCAGAATTAGAGAGATTTGTAGAATTGTGGGATAACAGTCTAGATATGCATGACTATTCCTTCAATAATTTGATTCTTGCATGGTTGCAATATCCTAAAGTCTCTATGCTTGCAGGGTTTCGTAAATGGGTAAGCTTAGGTAGAAGAGTACGAAAAGGTGAAAAGGCTATTAAAGTTCTAGCTCCTTTGACAAGGAAAATAAAGGATAATGACAGTGAAGAGGAAAATTTCATAATTACTGGATGGCGTTATGTCAATGTGTTTGATGTTAATCAAACTGAAGGAGATGAACTACAATTTGGACACTCAGATAAAATAACAGGGGACATTTCATTTGATAAACTCAAAGCTATATCACCTTTACCTGTAATTGTTGAGTATTCTGGTACAAGTAACGGAAATATAACAGCTAAGAGAATATTGGTTGCCCCAAAAGATAATGAAGCGGCTATGGTAGCTACACTAATCCATGAGATAGCACACTATAAACTGGACCATATTGAAAGTGAATTAGACAAAGAAACCAAAGAAGTAGAAAGTGAGACAGTATCATACATCGTAACTTCATATTTGGGCTTAAAAAATGAGAAATCCAAATATTACGTTGGTTCATGGAATGGTTCTGGAGATAAGCTACAAGGAAGAGGAAAAAAGATCATATCTGTAGCTGAATCAATCATCAAAGATATCAATTCCTTGAATTAA
- a CDS encoding MoaD/ThiS family protein — protein sequence MKIIVTDGMGNDEEKEINSEKITGKELLAELGISAFEAMIMKNNEIVRESELLTNQDKIKVLNMIHGG from the coding sequence GTGAAAATAATAGTTACAGACGGAATGGGTAATGATGAAGAAAAAGAAATAAATTCAGAAAAAATAACTGGAAAAGAATTATTAGCAGAACTTGGAATCTCAGCATTCGAAGCCATGATCATGAAAAACAATGAAATAGTAAGGGAAAGTGAATTACTCACTAATCAAGACAAAATAAAGGTTCTGAATATGATTCATGGCGGCTAA
- a CDS encoding MBL fold metallo-hydrolase: protein MYKKIMDDMYLLKTGRPSCQSYLLLSDEMNVLVDSGTKQHFETLEEDMEEIGIKTDDLSLVINTHEHADHFGANKFLQKKATILTHRYAATKIVSADDEVIRCRAHGHDPTGYHVHMWLENMNVIDTGNWFLKIFHTPGHTSGSLCIYEPRKRFLISGDTVFAHGTISDISSSGSYGEYINSLARLNTMKINLLLPGHGNISKNVEEDIEKAIENAKLKHEKFLRDKNNNLSC, encoded by the coding sequence ATGTACAAAAAAATAATGGATGATATGTACCTTTTAAAAACTGGCAGACCCAGCTGCCAGTCTTATCTTCTTTTAAGTGACGAAATGAATGTTCTTGTGGATTCTGGAACGAAACAACACTTCGAAACTTTAGAGGAAGATATGGAGGAAATCGGAATAAAAACTGATGATCTGAGCCTTGTTATAAACACCCATGAACATGCGGATCACTTTGGAGCCAACAAATTTCTACAGAAGAAAGCCACAATCCTGACCCACAGGTATGCTGCCACAAAGATAGTCTCTGCAGACGATGAGGTAATCCGCTGCCGTGCCCACGGACACGATCCCACGGGTTACCACGTTCATATGTGGCTTGAGAACATGAACGTTATTGATACAGGTAACTGGTTTTTGAAGATATTCCACACACCTGGACACACTTCAGGATCCCTCTGTATCTACGAACCCCGTAAGAGATTTTTAATTTCAGGAGACACAGTTTTTGCCCATGGAACCATATCAGATATATCCAGCTCTGGAAGCTATGGAGAGTACATAAATTCCCTTGCAAGGCTTAACACCATGAAGATCAATCTTCTGCTTCCAGGCCATGGGAACATTTCAAAAAACGTTGAGGAAGACATTGAGAAAGCCATAGAAAATGCAAAGCTAAAGCATGAGAAGTTTCTGAGAGATAAAAACAATAATTTATCATGCTAA
- a CDS encoding ArsR/SmtB family transcription factor has product MKKLLWWLIAGKRGGINRARIIKALSERPYNMHQLSEELNLDYKTVRHHVKILEKNKIVKPTGDKYGKLYFLSEDMERNYDIFEEIWDKIGIKEAEKGH; this is encoded by the coding sequence ATGAAAAAGTTGCTCTGGTGGTTAATAGCAGGTAAAAGAGGCGGCATAAATAGGGCCAGGATAATTAAAGCATTATCTGAAAGACCTTACAATATGCATCAGCTTTCAGAGGAGCTTAATTTAGATTACAAAACAGTACGCCATCATGTTAAAATCCTAGAGAAAAATAAGATAGTTAAACCAACTGGTGATAAGTACGGTAAACTGTATTTTTTATCTGAGGATATGGAAAGGAATTATGATATCTTCGAAGAGATCTGGGACAAAATTGGAATAAAAGAAGCTGAAAAGGGCCATTAG
- a CDS encoding GTPase domain-containing protein: protein MDVKRIALIGGTGSGKTTALESFCEGMMQKGKKEQGTAYINGQKICCWSSSYPETSKELQVNTDGVMVFLDSTKGVTEDDAKLMNHLGDMNIPHVILANKQDLTKRKLDVRSSAPVIPTVARNTKCMVGAVETLLKIISPYQYHQNKCALEVVTIKSSAD from the coding sequence ATGGATGTTAAAAGAATTGCCCTTATTGGGGGCACGGGTTCAGGGAAAACAACAGCCCTGGAAAGTTTTTGTGAAGGTATGATGCAGAAAGGAAAAAAAGAACAAGGAACAGCCTATATAAATGGGCAAAAGATCTGCTGCTGGAGCTCATCCTACCCCGAAACATCCAAGGAACTTCAAGTGAATACAGATGGAGTAATGGTCTTCTTAGATAGTACAAAGGGTGTCACTGAAGACGATGCAAAGTTGATGAATCATCTGGGAGATATGAACATTCCACACGTGATCCTGGCAAACAAACAGGATCTAACAAAAAGAAAGTTGGATGTGCGTTCCAGTGCTCCTGTGATACCAACAGTTGCCAGAAACACCAAGTGCATGGTTGGTGCAGTTGAAACCCTGCTTAAAATAATATCACCCTACCAATACCATCAGAACAAATGTGCACTGGAAGTTGTAACCATCAAATCATCTGCAGATTAA
- a CDS encoding DedA family protein — translation MVGIVEFASNFVIDIIGVLGYWGVFIGMTLESACVPLPSEVIMPFGGFVVWQGTTNMTLWGITIIGALGNLFGALIAYFIGLKGGRPLLEKYGKYVLITQSKLKLADKWFERYGYEAVFISRFLPGIRTFISLPAGITGMDLKKFVIYTFAGSMPWCFVLGYIGVQLGPKWEIIRSYFHILDIMVVISLVAFIGYLIYKYREKIT, via the coding sequence ATGGTAGGTATAGTTGAATTTGCAAGCAATTTTGTAATTGACATCATAGGTGTTCTGGGTTACTGGGGCGTTTTCATTGGAATGACCCTTGAAAGTGCCTGTGTACCCCTTCCAAGCGAGGTTATAATGCCGTTTGGTGGATTCGTTGTCTGGCAGGGCACAACCAACATGACACTCTGGGGCATAACCATCATCGGAGCCCTGGGAAACCTTTTTGGGGCTTTAATAGCTTATTTCATAGGATTGAAGGGAGGAAGACCCCTACTTGAGAAGTACGGTAAATACGTTCTTATAACCCAAAGCAAACTTAAGCTCGCGGATAAATGGTTTGAACGTTACGGATACGAAGCGGTATTCATAAGCAGGTTTTTACCCGGTATCCGAACCTTCATATCACTCCCTGCAGGGATAACTGGTATGGATCTCAAGAAGTTCGTGATCTACACCTTCGCAGGTTCAATGCCATGGTGCTTCGTTCTGGGTTACATAGGTGTTCAACTCGGCCCAAAATGGGAAATAATAAGATCTTATTTCCACATACTGGATATAATGGTTGTGATAAGCCTTGTAGCATTCATTGGTTATTTGATCTACAAGTACAGAGAAAAAATAACATAA
- a CDS encoding Hsp20/alpha crystallin family protein, with translation MRRTISDSKNLVEKMLEDTAKTIDSIKDDIEKTVVDYTFVPGKDIIETDDSIIVHIDIPGIKKKDIDLRVTETKMKVTAQLDEEHAERSSYVTHHDRKAGFIRRSVRFPKKVVAEEAEAKYENGVLTVEVPKLEKNEGFTVEIK, from the coding sequence ATGAGAAGAACAATTTCAGACAGTAAAAATTTGGTTGAAAAGATGCTGGAAGATACAGCTAAGACAATAGACAGCATCAAAGACGATATTGAAAAAACAGTAGTCGATTACACCTTCGTTCCAGGTAAGGACATAATAGAAACAGACGACAGCATTATAGTCCACATAGACATCCCAGGTATAAAGAAGAAAGATATAGATCTTAGGGTAACTGAAACAAAAATGAAAGTTACGGCCCAGCTCGATGAGGAGCATGCAGAAAGAAGCAGCTACGTAACACACCACGATAGAAAGGCTGGTTTCATCAGGAGAAGCGTCAGATTCCCTAAAAAAGTTGTGGCTGAAGAAGCTGAAGCTAAATACGAAAACGGTGTTTTAACAGTGGAAGTTCCAAAGCTTGAAAAGAACGAAGGATTCACAGTGGAAATAAAATAA
- a CDS encoding winged helix-turn-helix domain-containing protein — protein MEKVEEIYSEKRVDIDAKLESIHQDIKRLMERSNKEYLDLMLANLKKDFLNSITNYVSDDRENCLERGMVDPCEMRETCKSRFTNFLANNENLIKQDNVPEDVIEEKKAELSEIRKGAPFDKCDICFSEVNSLFNKQLDLISSLQIYSTNKEKRTEISAIPEEHIVKSVLEPLSNKQRLQILKSMASETRTFSTLSELTGLRGGNLLFHIQKLLETDLILQRHERGDYMITKKGFNLLIMLADFQKLQDNE, from the coding sequence ATGGAGAAGGTAGAAGAAATCTACAGTGAGAAAAGAGTGGACATTGACGCAAAATTAGAGTCAATACATCAAGATATTAAACGTTTGATGGAAAGATCCAACAAAGAATATCTGGATCTAATGTTAGCCAACTTAAAAAAGGATTTTTTGAATTCCATCACAAATTATGTTTCAGATGATAGAGAAAATTGTTTAGAACGGGGCATGGTGGATCCCTGCGAGATGAGGGAAACATGTAAATCAAGATTTACTAATTTCTTGGCAAACAATGAAAATCTTATCAAGCAAGATAATGTCCCGGAAGATGTTATTGAAGAGAAAAAAGCAGAATTGAGTGAAATTCGAAAAGGAGCACCCTTCGATAAATGTGATATTTGTTTCTCAGAAGTAAACTCACTTTTCAACAAACAATTAGACCTCATTAGCTCACTTCAAATCTACAGCACTAATAAAGAAAAAAGGACTGAAATTTCTGCAATTCCAGAAGAACATATCGTTAAAAGTGTACTCGAACCATTATCCAATAAACAGAGACTACAGATACTCAAATCAATGGCCTCGGAGACAAGAACATTTTCCACTCTTTCGGAATTGACAGGACTTCGTGGCGGTAATCTACTCTTCCACATACAAAAACTGCTAGAAACAGACCTTATACTTCAGAGGCATGAAAGAGGAGATTATATGATTACCAAGAAAGGATTTAATCTGCTAATAATGCTTGCTGATTTCCAAAAATTACAGGACAATGAATAA
- a CDS encoding MTH865 family protein produces MSVKEEIHAQIVGALAGAKFPIETPEALLGAFPDGAETTCKSGDVELKAGDAGKVLTADDFPFKSAKEVADVIVDRAGL; encoded by the coding sequence ATGAGCGTAAAAGAAGAAATACATGCACAAATAGTAGGAGCACTTGCAGGAGCCAAATTTCCAATAGAAACACCCGAAGCACTTTTAGGGGCATTTCCAGATGGTGCAGAAACCACATGTAAATCTGGAGATGTGGAATTAAAAGCAGGAGATGCAGGAAAAGTTTTAACTGCAGATGATTTCCCATTTAAATCCGCCAAAGAAGTAGCAGACGTTATAGTGGATAGGGCAGGTTTGTAA
- the pdxS gene encoding pyridoxal 5'-phosphate synthase lyase subunit PdxS, whose translation MLHGTEVIKKGFAKMTKGGVIMDVVNAEQAGIAEDSGAVSVMALERVPADIRAAGGVARMADPSKVQEIIDAVSIPVMAKARIGHFVEAQVLQSLGVDMIDESEVLTPADESYHIDKTQFTIPFVCGARNLGEALRRINEGAAMIRTKGEAGTGNVVEAVRHMRVIQGTIRELKDKSEEELWAVARREEAPLELVKETAKQGRLPVVNFAAGGIATPADAALMMQLGSDGVFVGSGIFKSENPEIVAKAIVQATAHYQDADLIAQVSTNLGKAMPGLEISTIPENQKLQKRGW comes from the coding sequence ATGTTGCATGGTACTGAGGTTATTAAGAAGGGTTTTGCTAAGATGACTAAGGGTGGGGTTATTATGGATGTTGTGAATGCTGAGCAGGCTGGTATTGCTGAGGATTCTGGTGCTGTGTCTGTTATGGCGTTGGAGCGTGTGCCTGCGGATATCAGGGCTGCTGGTGGTGTTGCTCGTATGGCGGATCCTTCTAAGGTTCAGGAGATAATTGATGCTGTTTCTATTCCGGTTATGGCTAAGGCTCGTATTGGTCATTTTGTTGAGGCTCAGGTCTTGCAGTCTTTGGGTGTGGATATGATCGATGAGAGTGAGGTACTTACTCCTGCTGATGAGAGTTATCATATCGATAAGACGCAGTTCACCATACCATTTGTTTGTGGTGCAAGAAACCTAGGTGAAGCATTGCGCCGAATCAATGAAGGAGCAGCCATGATCCGAACTAAAGGAGAAGCAGGAACAGGAAACGTTGTAGAGGCTGTTAGACACATGCGCGTGATACAGGGAACCATCCGAGAACTAAAAGACAAATCTGAAGAGGAACTATGGGCAGTGGCAAGACGTGAAGAAGCACCACTGGAACTCGTTAAAGAAACAGCCAAACAGGGCAGACTACCAGTTGTAAACTTTGCAGCAGGAGGCATAGCCACACCAGCAGACGCAGCACTCATGATGCAACTCGGATCAGACGGAGTATTCGTAGGAAGCGGAATATTCAAATCCGAAAACCCAGAAATAGTAGCAAAAGCAATAGTACAAGCCACAGCACACTACCAAGACGCTGACCTAATCGCACAAGTCTCAACCAACCTCGGAAAAGCAATGCCCGGACTCGAAATCAGCACAATACCAGAAAACCAAAAACTACAAAAAAGAGGATGGTAA
- a CDS encoding tetratricopeptide repeat protein, translated as MQKYSSEMLIGLFFILSAVFHSVDDPFDVIFIPLLFVFGTIQFINGFFNWRGIYNKDIYWIAVNTALILILRYFYRSPDFSAVYISGVTYLYILAGVFILISILSYYEFTRRMEKYQKVIEYDKILKMGPEDAQLWNNRGIALEELEDLKGAVRSYEKAVEIDPSYVKAWYNRGNVLSKMKNYQIAVESYKKALELDPENIKVLNNMGNTFVSIKKYAEAVNSYEQVLRIGPENFKAIYNRGYALEMMDMYPEALESYERALELKPEDPESWYRKGVVLEEMGEKYEASSCYDTALNLKPDFKDAKHARNELQYQ; from the coding sequence ATGCAGAAGTACTCATCAGAAATGTTAATAGGATTGTTTTTCATTTTGTCGGCTGTCTTTCACAGTGTAGATGATCCCTTTGATGTTATTTTTATTCCATTACTTTTTGTTTTTGGAACCATACAGTTTATAAACGGTTTTTTCAATTGGAGAGGGATATACAACAAAGATATTTATTGGATAGCAGTAAATACAGCTTTAATATTAATATTGAGGTACTTTTACAGATCCCCTGATTTTTCAGCTGTATACATCAGTGGTGTGACCTATTTATATATTTTAGCGGGGGTTTTCATTTTAATATCAATTCTATCTTATTATGAGTTCACAAGGAGAATGGAGAAATATCAGAAGGTTATTGAATACGATAAAATCCTGAAGATGGGTCCTGAAGATGCTCAGTTATGGAACAACAGGGGAATAGCCCTGGAGGAGCTTGAAGATTTAAAGGGAGCAGTCCGTTCCTATGAAAAAGCGGTTGAGATAGATCCAAGTTATGTTAAAGCATGGTACAACCGTGGAAACGTACTTTCAAAGATGAAGAATTATCAAATAGCAGTTGAATCATACAAAAAGGCACTGGAACTGGATCCAGAAAATATCAAGGTATTGAACAACATGGGAAACACATTTGTATCAATTAAAAAGTACGCTGAGGCAGTAAACTCCTATGAACAGGTTTTACGAATAGGTCCTGAAAATTTCAAGGCAATTTACAACAGGGGATATGCCCTTGAGATGATGGACATGTATCCTGAAGCATTGGAATCCTATGAACGTGCTTTAGAGTTGAAACCCGAGGATCCTGAAAGCTGGTACCGTAAAGGTGTGGTTTTGGAGGAGATGGGTGAAAAATATGAAGCCTCAAGCTGTTACGACACAGCACTGAATCTGAAACCCGACTTCAAGGATGCAAAGCATGCAAGGAATGAACTCCAGTATCAATGA
- a CDS encoding tyrosine-type recombinase/integrase yields the protein MKVEDERLIKKWFLLRNIDDGTQESYKTSLDQYCALIGKTPTELYKEADKEEEAGIRPIKAKVTEYLLEYKDYLKKSGKAPTTAKLYFSAIKSFYKSFAITLPEIKMDSGDIGLEKNIGKPLSKSDIRRLANAASSRERTLIYLMSLSGMGQQEARDLTVKNFLDSASHAIGKPIEDVYDLFKLEDEILKEILTLHITRKKVRYRYITFIPPEASREIINYLKERCYGRNEKVRVINNNDYIFSSKNGGQMSRDSVVTNFRRIGLLAGFKRDKGAYSYWRSHALRKYFISTLINKKGEKIIADFMAGHKINNQDRAYWQANSDDLKKMYQDALPALSIDEANVKDYETKEYREIKEENREIKEENRILSEKMNKIETGSDELKKAFAEVLKNADGSSTELRRESEIKLISGFDKKNEPKND from the coding sequence ATGAAAGTGGAAGATGAAAGGTTAATAAAAAAGTGGTTTTTATTACGAAATATTGATGATGGAACCCAAGAATCTTATAAAACTTCACTTGACCAATATTGTGCTTTAATCGGAAAGACGCCCACTGAATTATATAAAGAAGCGGATAAAGAGGAAGAAGCGGGAATAAGGCCAATTAAAGCTAAAGTTACGGAATATTTACTAGAATATAAGGATTACCTCAAAAAAAGTGGAAAAGCTCCTACTACGGCAAAACTCTATTTTTCGGCAATAAAATCTTTTTATAAATCATTTGCTATTACCTTGCCAGAGATAAAAATGGATAGTGGCGACATTGGCTTAGAAAAAAATATAGGCAAACCATTATCTAAGAGTGATATACGAAGGCTAGCTAATGCGGCATCATCACGTGAACGTACATTGATTTATTTAATGAGTCTATCAGGTATGGGTCAACAAGAGGCTCGAGATTTAACAGTCAAAAATTTTCTAGATTCAGCTAGTCATGCTATTGGGAAACCAATAGAAGATGTATACGACTTATTTAAGTTGGAAGATGAAATTCTAAAAGAAATTTTAACTCTCCATATCACTCGTAAAAAAGTCAGATACAGATATATCACATTCATTCCGCCTGAGGCATCCAGAGAAATCATAAATTATCTAAAAGAACGTTGTTATGGGAGAAACGAAAAAGTTAGGGTAATTAACAACAATGACTACATTTTTTCAAGTAAAAATGGTGGTCAGATGTCTAGAGATAGTGTTGTAACGAATTTTCGCCGTATAGGTCTACTTGCTGGTTTTAAACGTGATAAAGGAGCATATAGTTACTGGAGAAGTCATGCTCTTCGTAAATATTTCATTTCAACTCTAATAAACAAAAAAGGCGAAAAAATAATAGCAGACTTCATGGCAGGACATAAAATAAACAACCAAGACAGAGCCTATTGGCAAGCAAACTCCGATGACCTGAAAAAAATGTACCAAGATGCCCTTCCTGCACTCTCCATAGATGAAGCAAATGTAAAAGACTATGAAACAAAAGAATATCGAGAAATAAAAGAAGAAAATCGAGAAATAAAAGAAGAAAACAGAATCTTAAGCGAAAAAATGAATAAGATTGAAACAGGCTCAGATGAACTAAAAAAAGCTTTTGCAGAAGTTTTAAAAAATGCAGATGGTTCATCTACAGAACTAAGACGTGAAAGTGAAATAAAACTTATTAGTGGGTTTGATAAGAAAAATGAACCTAAAAATGATTGA